The DNA sequence AAGGCCGGCGTGGTCAAGATCGGCGTGCCGCAGGACTTCGCCCCCTATGGCTCGGTCACCTCCGACCTGCAGTTGCAGGGCCTGGACATCGATGTGGCCAAACTGGTCGCCAAGGGCCTGGGCGTAAAGGCCGAACTGGTGCCGGTCCCCATCTCCAGCCGCATGGCTTTCCTGCAGACCCACAAGATCGATCTCATCATCTCGACCCTGGGCAAGAATGCCGAGCGCGAAAAGGTCATCGATTTCTCGCAAGGTTATGCACCCTACAACAACAGCGTCTTCGGTGTGGCCGCGATCAAGGTATCCGGTCCGGCCGATCTGGCCAACCAGACCGTGGGCGTGGCGCGTTCCACCTTCGAAGACCTGATGCTCACCGACAGCGTACCCAAGAGCACCGTCATCAAGCGCTACGAAGACAACAATGGCCTGATCTCGGCCTATGTCTCGGGCCAGGTGCAGATCGTCGGTACCGGTGACTTCGTGGCCTATGCGTTGGCCGAGAAGACTCCCAACAACAAGCCCTTGCTGAAGTACATCATCAATGTCTCGACCTGCTATGTCGGTATGAACAAGGGCGAGCCTGCCTTGATGGCCAAGGTCAACGAGGCCCTGACGGCATCCAAGAAGAGTGGTGAACTCAATGGCATCGTCAAGAAGTGGCTCAACGTGCCGCTGCCGGAGAAGATCGCCACCACTTACCAGTAAGTCTCCTGCATGGCAGGCGCGGTCAGCGCTGCATGGACTTTAGAGGTCAGGGCCGCCTTGCACAAGCGACGGGCGATCATGGGGCAGGCGCTCACCAAGTTTGCGCTTGTCTCGGTGACTGGTAATGTTGGGTGATCCGCTTGATTTTTTTCGATGAGGAGCATGGTTCGACGCAGGCTAGAACTCATCCAAAAAAAGCCACGGATCACTCCGTGGCTGGTAGTCAAACACAGCAGCCTGACGTGCTGCCGGTGGGTATGGCGATCATGATCTTATCTTTCATATGACGCGTCAGCGCCCTGATCGCCAAACGCCTCAGAAGGCCGGTACGATGGCGCCCTGGTATTTTTCTTCGATAAATTTCTTCACATCCGGCGAATTGAGCGCGGCAGCGAGCTTCTTGATGGCGGGGCTGTCCTTGTTGTCTTCACGCGCCACCAGCAGGTTGGCATAGGGCGAGTTGGCATCTTCGATGAACAGCGAATCCTTGACCGGGTTCAGCTTGGCTTCCAGTGCATAGTTGGTATTGATCAGGGCCACATCGACCTGGTTGAGCACGCGCGGCAGGGTGGCCGCTTCCAGGGCTCGGAACTTCAGCTTCTTGGGGTTTTCCACGATGTCCTTCTGGGTCGAGGAAATGTTGGAGCTGTCCTTGAGCTTGATGAGGCCATTGCGCGCCAGCAGCAACAAGGCGCGGCCGGAGTTGGACGGGTCATTGGGGATGGCGATGGTCGCGCCATTGGGAATGTCGGCCACCTTCTTGTACTTCTGCGAGTACGCGGCGAAGGGCTCGACGTG is a window from the Herbaspirillum rubrisubalbicans genome containing:
- a CDS encoding transporter substrate-binding domain-containing protein yields the protein MKFVKTAIVASLGLMAVLAASAHADNLADIQKAGVVKIGVPQDFAPYGSVTSDLQLQGLDIDVAKLVAKGLGVKAELVPVPISSRMAFLQTHKIDLIISTLGKNAEREKVIDFSQGYAPYNNSVFGVAAIKVSGPADLANQTVGVARSTFEDLMLTDSVPKSTVIKRYEDNNGLISAYVSGQVQIVGTGDFVAYALAEKTPNNKPLLKYIINVSTCYVGMNKGEPALMAKVNEALTASKKSGELNGIVKKWLNVPLPEKIATTYQ
- a CDS encoding MetQ/NlpA family ABC transporter substrate-binding protein, which translates into the protein MEKNMIRKLIPHLVATAALAFTVGAHAADKLVIAATPVPHAEILEHIKPVLAKEGIDLQVKVFTDYVQPAVQTNEKQVDGNFFLHQPYLDQFKKSHKNDIEVPITKVHVEPFAAYSQKYKKVADIPNGATIAIPNDPSNSGRALLLLARNGLIKLKDSSNISSTQKDIVENPKKLKFRALEAATLPRVLNQVDVALINTNYALEAKLNPVKDSLFIEDANSPYANLLVAREDNKDSPAIKKLAAALNSPDVKKFIEEKYQGAIVPAF